The sequence TAAAGGTaacaaagttaaaaaagatGGATATAactcatgataattttttaatgacgaataagttattaaaaatattgatttatctcCCATACAAAGACACCCagtttgttttagaaaaaaaaaatgatgattttattataataatttagaataaaatgtATCTAGtgttatagtaaaaaaaatcatggccAGTAAGTTTTTGCATAATATATATGTTGGAATAAAAATGAGAATATCACCTGCTATAGAAAAATTTACGcgctataagtttttttatatatataatatatatgttggaataaaataagaatatcaCTGAGCCGTGCAATTGGGGACCAAAACTCCATTCTACGGAACAAAAAACCTAACGTTACctcactatttttatatatattaaataaatctataaaaggaaaggaagagcTACCCTACACGGCGGCTCCAGCGAGAGCTACAATCCCCTTCCTCGGCTTCCCCTTTCCTCCGCAGACATCAATCAATAGGATGTCGAATCCAAACACTACTAATTCTTCCTCGGAAACTGTTTCTCGGATCCTTATGGAACACGAATtacctttttaatttcttttggaGTTTTGACTTCGAGAGACAACAAACGATTATACAAACCTTAAGAAGACATTACACGGCATGGAAATCGAGGTTTCGAGTTCGATACGGACGTCAACTGTGGATTTCGAAGAGAGAAACAAGGATCAGGTGCGCGTGAGGAGAAAAACCTTGAAGGTAGTGCTGGAGCAGTGCCAGAGAGCTCTTGAATTGCTAAATAACGCTGACGGGGTTGACGATGACGAGGATACCAGCGGAGAGGAATCCAAGGAAGTGGAGTCGTCGCCGAGCCGAGACAGCTCATCAACTCCCCTTGGCGATCAAGAAGCCGATGAGGTAGAGTTTTTGGCTAATGGCCTTGTTTTCTAATTGATGTTATAGGTTTTCGATTACAAGAAAACTTTATTTAGCTAATAACTATCCTTAGATAATTAATATCTGGATGAatttagaaggaaaaagaagGAGAACGAACTGGATGCTGTGAATTATTGGagttaaacaaataaaatgtagAAGAGAGAGTGTTGAAGTTTGCTCCTGAGatgttgtcttttttcttttatctctaTCTCTCTTTCTTAAACTGCATAATTCAAGGATACGGTTAGTATTTCATAGACAACTAATTTATTTGGATAATATGGACATAATTGATAATGTGGAAGAAGCTAGAATTTAGTATTTTCTGGATGGAATTTGTTTGGCtgttttatttggttaatttgCAAAATTGAGTGTTATTTAAGCTATCTGTGGTTCAATAAGACGGCAATCacttcgtttttttttccctgatgcAGTTATGCGACCTCCTCAAATCGAGAGTTGAATGCCCTGACTTCCTTGAGAAGCTTGAGTGTGCACAACTCTCTGTTTCACAAAACATTACTGGTAAGTGCTGAGAGATGCTTCTTGCCATAATATAGCTGATCTGCTGTTACCAATTGCATGCAGATTTATTTGTATGTTGAAGTTTATATGTAGAACATCAGTGCTTGGATATTTAGGATGGTAGTTTCCTCATTATATAGCCTAGATGTTAATGAGCTCTTGTATGGTGGCAGAAGAAGGTAGTTCTTGGGACATGATCAGTGAGAATGATCTCTGGGAAGCTGAAATTGATGAATCAGATCAGGAAGATTATGTCCTTGTCCGGGAAGAAGATATAGTAGAGGGTATCGCGTGCTTCATGGCTGCCTATTTGTTGTCTCTTAAGCAGACAAAGGTATGTGATGTTATTAGTTCATAGTACCTTTTCCATAattgttgaagtaataaattgTGCTAATCATTGTGATCTTCTTTGGTGTTTGTGCCATCAATCCTATGCCCTACCTGTTATATCTGTGATCCACAACTGTTAGGCGAATTCTCCAGGCTGGTTGATTCcgaagaatttataaaattagtctcATCTATTGCTTGTATATCAGCACAATAAAATACATGGATGTATGTGCATATGCACAGAGGCACTGCTGCACACATGGATACACTTATAAATACAGAACATCGAGGGGTAATCATATTAGTGAATAGGAGCTGTTGGAATGTACAATTTACATCTTTTTTGGAGGAAAACCTTATAACATGTGTCCATGCAACCAATGGATATCATTGGAATGAAATATCCTGTTTGACCATAGTTTGCAGCTGTTTTATTGCTTGATGCAAGATGTTTTGAGTACTGAACTGTGTTTGTTGTATCACCACAATGAGTTGGCTTTTAATCCGCTGCATGTGGGCTGCAAGGAAATTTTTCGGTGTCTTTAGTGCTAACAAAGACATTTTGTCCGAGATTCTTATATGGGTACTTTCTACTTGCAGGATTTGGCCCCTACGCAACTCCAGGAAGGTCAGTTCAAAGCTTTTATAATAACTTCTAGTCCTGTTCCGAGCACATTTTATTCTTCAGCTGAAATAAGCTTCCTTTTCAGCACTTAATGCGAAAGAATTCTGACATTTCCTGTTATATTTCTTTTAGCCCTTAGCAAGACATTCtcagtaaaaaagaaaaaaggaaagctTCGGAAGGCCTGGGATGGAAGCAAAGTCATTTATAATGTAGCATCTTGGGGAGCAACTGCCATTGGGTAGGCtatctaatttaaattgttattaatttagTGGTTTTTCTTCTTGCATTGGTCATCCGATTATCTTTATGTTTGGTTTTCTTGTACACAATATCCATCAAGTCTACATTTTCCTCGAATGATATTTTGATATGCATATTATCATTCAACTATAACTGGAAAGAAAATTTTTGCTGACATTCTCCCGATGATTCTGGTTTCTCTACTTAACAGGTTATATCAAAACCCTGTACTCTTCGGGGCTGCCTCAAAAGCCTTCTGGACTTCCTGTCATGTTATATCCAAGCTTCTCTGATGTCCTTGGTACATATTGGGATCCACTGTTGTAGTCATGCTTGTGCTGCCATTGCAGCTTGGAGTTTCACCTGTGAGCCATTCTTTTCATGCTACAGACGAATTGATTTCCCTGACATCATTTAATCTGTAAATATTCTTCCTTCTCAAGTATTTGCGAGTGCCAATTCAAATTCATTGGTAAGATGAAATCTCGTTAGTTGTCCCCCTGGACTCCCCTTCCAAACTGCACAATTGGCTTTAATGAACAGAAATGTATCTTACGTTGTTTCAGTTGGAAATAATGAATTTTCATTTTCCATATTTTCTGGCGTGATGGGTTTGCTTGGTGGTAAAAAGGAATGTTTTGGACGTACAAAATTGGTTTGGTCACACAACTAAGTAAATGTTGGCGTCTTCCTAGCAGAACCATTTTACGTGGAATCTAATTCAGAGTTCtattgaagaaaatttgtaGCTCTTGCTCCTGCCAACCCATTACTAAGAAGCCCATTTCATAAGCAATTGGTGAAAACCTCTACAATCATCCTTTATCTTTTTGGGTATAGCTCCTATAGTTTTGCGTATGAGCAACAGATGAAGGGGCTTGTATTGTTTGCGgtgcatattgttttttttaagtaatatatatatatatatatatatatatatatataacccatcaaaattattttaaaaaaattaatttaaaaataaaaaggttgaaaaaagGCCTTTTTAAGATCTAGAAGTCAAAGCTACTTAGTGGATGTTTGGCGCTGCAACTGAGGTCGTCATCTGTTATGCCATGTTGgtttaggccatgtttgtttctcagaaaataatttttaaaaaataattttttaaatttttttgtgtttgtttgttattagaaaagttggtcaacaaaaaacactttacagttaaaggaaaaatttggcttggttttcaggaaagtgttttcctagaaaatttaagcagaaaacactttctagaagttatgaaaaatttagaaatgttatattatttgctgattatatcaaatttaatcctcaaattttttattgctatatatattttgttttaaatatttatttttaaattttatctctttaaaatttaatttttatattaattttgatctttatttttataattgttatttgctttttccttatcatttttttattgaatttttttatctattaaatttggtcctcattctttttgataattacttattttatttgaaataatttatgaaatgtggattattattattttaatttcttcatcttttattttttagatttgatctctattattttgatcattatttattttatttgagataatttatgaaattatatatatatatatatatatatatatatattttaatttcattttcatttaattttttaatttgtaagatttgtttctcattattttaataaacttgagaaaaataaaatattaataagttattttccagctcattttccatgacataactaaacactggaaattgttttctaacttatttttcattacactactaaatattaaaaaataatttattttttaaaaatttattttttaaaaaaaatattttccagcaaataaaCAGGTATTAAAATGTTTGGTTAATATTAACCATATTTTTATTACACGTGAGTCCACTAAAATACTGAGGATGGACCTCAGTTTGTTTGTGAAAAGCAGTTTACAATAAACGAGGTCAGTCTGAGCACATGCTATTTGTGGGTTGGGGCAGGGAGTAGTCAGACAAAGCCATGCATGCAGATTTGGCAATAGCACTAGCAAATCAGATAAAAAGTGCAGATCGGAGTAGAATCTACTTGCCTTGCTTCTGAAGAGCTAGGACTTCTCCTGCTGCTTTCTTACCAGCTTCCACACCTGAGATGACAATTAAATTTAGATATCAAATACGCTTGAATGAATAGAAACATCACATGGACTAGATGGACAAGCAAAAGCAACCACAATCATTTCCAGAACCAAATGCAATTTAGAGGCAACAGATAACAGTTCGTATTTACCAGGTTGATTATAAGCATTAGTGTTGACAATTGAGGCATAAAGCCCAATAAGAGGCCCAACAGATGTAGAAGAGAACATGTTGAGCATTTATTAATAGAAAATCAACGGAACTGAAATGGCATCTCCATGGTCTAGAACTAAAACCACTGTCGGTGTTTATATACTGGCTCGTGCTCCCTTTATTTCCATAGACAGCAAGTCTCCTGATCACCTAAAACATTCTTCTGGGTGATTCAATGGGTAAAGGGCGCAAGAAAGAGTGCATAGACCTCAAGTGACAATCCTGTTTGCAGAGGGGATGCATCTGCGAGTCCTCACAAAAGTGGTAACAACTTCGGCAATATTCTTACATGCTTTAATCTTGAAAATCATAAAGCAAATTGATCTAACAGCAATCTTCAAGGTGAAAAACTTTGTGAACAAAACACaacatgataattaaaaatgattttttttttgttttttactgatTGCACATACCAGATTACCATCAAGATCAAATTCCTTCCCGAGTGATTCCATCACCAGCTGTTGCAAATACCTGCTAAATAGTAATAGGCTGTCCTTGTATGGAAGCACAGCCATGTCCTGTCGAATGTGAACaagcaaaaaatattgatattcgtgactggttttgaatttctgaGAACTTAAATAGTGCCAAGCTAGCTTTTAATATGGAAAAGGAATCCGTACCTTAGATCCCACTCCATCAGAAAAGCCCAATACCAACATAAAGCTAGCAAAGCTGCAGGGTTGTTCCTAAGCTGGAGGAGCAATGTAATGGTCAGAAGAAAGATCCCAATGCAATGCACAAATACAGAACAGAATATAAAACCAAGACAGTAAAACAGACATCAAGCCATAGTTAATTACGCAGGCAATCTCATGGCAAGCAAAGTAAAACCAGCAGAGTGGATAATCATTGACCTCTGAACAAAGAACTGAACATGTTCATAGAACTCACGAAATAAAATAAGTAGCTTTCCCACGGAGCTAAATAGACTGCAACATTACTCCAGAAGGGACAGTGGAATATATTGATTGAGTTTTCAGGCCATGACTCCGAAGCAATCTAATTGCACTCATCTAGAAAGCTCCTCAACTATTAAGATGAGAAAACACTCTATTAGTTCTAAGAACTGTCACCGGTAACCGATCCCATTTCTGCAGCTATAGAGGTAAGGCAGAAGATGAAACAGCAAGCATGAATTGGTCTTTCGTATGCTTGATTAAAACAGGTGAATGATGATTCATGCAAGGTCCACTTTACACCAAACTTACATTTATGATATCCTTAGATGACTCATCTATCTGCTCAGCAGAAAAGGGGTGGAAGCACAAAATTCTCCAGAAGGATACCAATCTACTTGGACCACCAAGTATTTTGAGTCCACATTTTTTACCTTCTTATCATACATTGTCCAACATCCTAGGAACATACATTATTCATTGGACAATGGGTTTGCTGGGAACGCAGGCttcataaagttttttttttttttctttctattgtttttatttagatcTCTTAGTCCAGGTTGTGAGTTTGATAAGTTGATCCAAGTTGACTCTATAcataatttgagtttttttttaattggacttcgtaatttttttttattttctttccatggGATTATCTGATCGGGTTCACTCGAGTTGCAAGTTTAAAAAGTTGactctgtttattttattttatcattttttaattaatttttttttttcaatttcaccctacaacatctcaatctttttttttatttagtttttttttttaattttatcttttaatattaggttgcttgagaattaagctttataattttatttaatttgcttttttgtggagttattttaatcatatagatatagtttttttcttttcttgattctaATTTTGCAAGGATTGgacaatcaaattttatttttttgcttaatgtTTCACAATGTATAGTTTTATAGAAGCATAACTCTGAATTAAGTTATTAGATCAGTTTGCAGTTTtatcaaaagtttttaaagattatgtaagatcccacatcggaaaCGAGTGTCCAGAGCCAGggccttataagtgcatgctcaccttgactagtaagacgcATTTTAGGAAGTTCCGTAAAGGTGTGGGCGAACAAAAGACATTGCAATACGGGTTAGAAATTGCTATGCAGTTTTACTATTTGTTTCCATATAATTTGTGTACTTTTTATTTagtaagaatttattttttacgaaaataatataaatggaAATAATTAGGATTATTTTGGAAAGGATTTCATGTTGGAAACCAGAATTAATTATGGCAAGGATTCCTTGTTTGGGTTGGACAATAAAGGCGACCCATGGAGTTAAGTAATTGTTAAGGATTCGTACGAGAACctgagattaattaattaattgagaagGTCTACATGCTGGCAAAGGACAACACATAGGCGACATGggtataattaatttcatagtcGGCAGGTTTTGGATTTCTACATTAATTATTTCTGCATAATCAGCAAGTTTTGGATTCCTTATAGCCCAAGTACACCAAGGCAGCAAGTCGGTTGAGACTTTCCAAAGGGTACAAAGTTCAACTATCTTATCTTATGCAAGAGAGATTATTTCGGCCGAGATTTTTTTAGGGATACATGAcagtttgtttaattatttcagttttaaatctttattatttaatttacatACTTAAGGTTCTCTTTAAATGGGGTTTGATGTCAGCTATTAGTCCATTAAGtccattaaaatttattttatttataaattataaatacttttttttttagggttaaaaagACATATcagattaatatttattattattataacttatTTTATGCTTGCGTGAGAGAGATTTCtgtacttttagttttttattaaattatcttgacttctgaaaaaataactatttttatggtgttttgtttttctcattagtgattctttataaattattagataGGGGTTTCATTCCAGTAGTTTTGATATTTCAATTTAGGAAATTGTTATATCAtctaattatcaataaaatttgGTTTTATCCTTCTTGAGTCTTTTTTTTGTGAGTTCCAGGGCTCTTACCATCCAATTTCACATcacttcaatatttgatttgttgaaaataaagtttcataaataaaaaaacattattttctttttatgaaattattatggtCTCATAAGCTAGGTGGTAGGACTAACATGTTAGCCTATgttgacttgggtttttttttttttcattattttttatttcatcctttaatagtAGTTGGTTAGAAActgaactttttattttttattttttttgctttctatggaattatcttaatctcataacCCGGGTtacaagtttgacaagttaatcagGTTTAtcgagtagttttttttttttttttttaatttaatatttttttttcaattacatcctttaatattgggttaattaggaattaatcttcataatttattttgatttgctttctataaagttatcacaATTTCATGACCAAGTTGcaaatttgacatgttaacccatgtcgattcaatatattgttattttaatatttaaaaatgagtGTCATCCAATACGTCatcatatcaatattttaaaagatgtcATCTAATATGTATCATATTTTTGAGCTcatgattaatgtttttttttttattagaaaacatgtcaacaatatttgaatattttttatttaaaaataaaattgatctgACCAGCAGTGTAGCGCAAAGCCAATAATCCAGTAATTTACTAAAAAAGTATAATTTCATGAATTACGATACCTATCAAATATCTATTGGCTTTTTACTTATTATGTGTAAACATGaatgaatttgaaatttattttcgaGAAAATTATATCAACCCTCCTTGTAACATCCTGGAAATTTGAAACATAACAATACAAACACTTATCATGTAGATATAAaaagttgggatttttttttattttatatataacctttgtaattctttattttcttattacattttattatttttatatactaatatttttctCATAACAACTTCTAATGTATTCAATACTAAATAAGAATCAAACCAATGTGTAGtattttcaacatgttttaatttatgttcGCAGTACTTGATCTTTTATCCATAATGATGTTATATATTTCCATtctataattttgtttcttggtGATATCCTTGTTGTATTTTCTACTATCAACCTATTATATGatcaataatgttttgtttaaaaaaaaaagctaaagttttgtttatatttgGGCTTTATCCAAAATCTTGTCCCACTAAGCCTATATAAAAACTCTACCCAACAGGGATCACATTGTAGCCTCAGGCATACCCCATTTCATTAATTGTTTTCTCATCATTtctaggtaaaaaaaatttcaacattcTAAAATGACATATGAAATTCTTTGTTTATCTAATTGCGTAGATCATGTGGCTTACAAATATATACAAGgataaggaaaacaaaacataaaagaactaaatttaagtgattataaaatgattaattgcGGATCAAAATAAGTGAGTCAAACCAAATATACGTAAAAAAgtgtatataaataacaaaacacctAGATAACTAAATATTACTAAAGACTATATGAACATTGTCCATCTGAACACGATGGACCTGCAACATGtacaacaataaatatattaagataatttataatcaaaatcTTAATGAATAATACTTACTTATTCTTAGGATAATTTTATATCTCTTTACTATTTGTATTTGTACATAACTTCTGATTCTTTAAATCTTCATAGACTTGCtataattctcaatctaatCATATTCATGTCCTTACTAAAGATACTCACACCCAAATATTCGTAGATATatttacatgttaaaaaataaggaccattCATATCCAATATACAAGGACTATTCATATCCAACATTTCCATCCAAGGCGGTAGACTACTCAATCATTGGTCTCCATTTACAATAGTAGATTGCTCAATCATTGGTTTCCATCTGCATTGACAAACTACTCAATCATTGGTCACCATGCATATCATTTCTCAACATTTCATCTTATTACTTAATTATTATGCcatttctctctcattttaaCATATCCTTTCATGTTTCTCTTTATTCACATATATCACACTTTACacataattcaattgaaaaggaATAAATGCAGTAAAATTGAAGAATAAAGTGTATAAGTACCTATTTGTCTTTTTCAATCCACATAATTCACTAATGGTCGATCCTATTCTCGATGCCTCTACTAATATTCAAAAAGATACCATTATCAGTATCATAGTACtttcatcatataaattttcaCATTACTTTAATCTCACTTATAcaaatcatcatcattatttattattattatttgctttcatttgacacattattacaTCAATATGAATCAAACtatataatttcttaatttatgaATCCTATTATTTTCCATAGGAAACATTtacttcttattaatttttttgtcatcctttattcatttcttattttactatttatttactAAACACTAACctatatatttaaatactagTTCTCAAATTCCTAAATTTTCATGTATAATCCTAACACTACCAACATTCAAATACATTCTCCACacatacttttaattttattaaattaattatccatgttcttttattttcatttttaggtTATATCAAACCTCAACTTAAATGggatttctaatttattttcttctcacatatttttcataacataaatctTATGCCC is a genomic window of Populus alba chromosome 5, ASM523922v2, whole genome shotgun sequence containing:
- the LOC118036699 gene encoding uncharacterized protein; amino-acid sequence: MEIEVSSSIRTSTVDFEERNKDQVRVRRKTLKVVLEQCQRALELLNNADGVDDDEDTSGEESKEVESSPSRDSSSTPLGDQEADELCDLLKSRVECPDFLEKLECAQLSVSQNITEEGSSWDMISENDLWEAEIDESDQEDYVLVREEDIVEGIACFMAAYLLSLKQTKDLAPTQLQEALSKTFSVKKKKGKLRKAWDGSKVIYNVASWGATAIGLYQNPVLFGAASKAFWTSCHVISKLL